The sequence TTTGTCAAATCCACCAACACTTCCTGGTACCTGGATGAAACTTATATCAAGGTTAAAGGTAAATGGTTATACTTATACAGAGCAATTGATAGGGTACCGTCAACTTAACTTAGAGTAATAATTTTGTTATATGTAAGAAGTAAGCATTTTGCTATATATTATGCATAATAATGTTGAGAAGCAGCCTCATTGAATAATTCGAAAGCAAGCCTCATTTTATTTTTATATTCTGAAGCTTTAAACTTATATCTATTTACTTTTAATAAATTTAAAAATTGACTGCATGATGATAAGAACCGTTGTGTATGTCCGGGATCCTTAAATTTCCTCATTTGACGCTCTCTCTGCCTAGTAGGTTGATGAGAGTTTTCTATTAGGTTATTTAATCGCTTATGCTTACTGTGCTCACTAGATTTGAGTATTGATTTCTTTGCCGATCCGTAACTTCTTAATTTATCAGTTACTATTATTTTTGGTATAAAATTATGCCTCTTCAGTAGCTTTTTAAAAAACCTAAGCGCAGCTTTAGTATTCCTTCTCTTCTGCAATAAAATATC comes from Candidatus Jidaibacter acanthamoeba and encodes:
- a CDS encoding IS6 family transposase — protein: MLVMLYHRYSLSLRDISEILLYRNIEVSHESIREWNKKFGSIIANNIRKKRSYIPGDKWHLDEMRVVIRREVFWLWRAIDNQGQELDILLQKRRNTKAALRFFKKLLKRHNFIPKIIVTDKLRSYGSAKKSILKSSEHSKHKRLNNLIENSHQPTRQRERQMRKFKDPGHTQRFLSSCSQFLNLLKVNRYKFKASEYKNKMRLAFELFNEAASQHYYA